In the genome of Flexistipes sinusarabici DSM 4947, one region contains:
- the infA gene encoding translation initiation factor IF-1 yields MGKKDTIEFEGTVLEALPNAMFRVELENEHEVLAHLSGKMRMHFIRILPGDKVTVEISPYDLSRGRITYRHK; encoded by the coding sequence ATGGGGAAAAAGGATACTATCGAGTTTGAAGGCACAGTACTTGAAGCGTTGCCCAATGCAATGTTCAGAGTAGAGCTGGAAAATGAACACGAAGTTTTAGCTCATTTATCAGGCAAGATGCGGATGCATTTTATCAGGATTCTACCGGGTGATAAAGTTACCGTAGAAATTTCCCCGTATGACCTGTCAAGAGGAAGGATTACTTACAGGCACAAATAA
- the map gene encoding type I methionyl aminopeptidase, which produces MVILKSSSELEYMRKAGAIVKEVLSGLYDIIKPGVTTKTIDKYVYDTIISRSATPSFKNYRGFSGSACVSINEVVVHGIPGENVLKNGDIISVDVGAYKDGFHGDAARIYPVGEISDKASKLIDVTKESFFKGIEKAEVGGRLLDISHAIQTYVEENGFNVIRDYYGHGIGRELHEDPAIPNYGKPNRGTRLRAGMVLAIEPMVVEGSYEVETLDDGWTVVTKDRGLAAHYENTVAITHNGPEILTN; this is translated from the coding sequence ATGGTTATATTGAAATCTTCCAGTGAACTGGAATATATGAGAAAAGCCGGAGCAATTGTAAAAGAGGTTCTTAGCGGTTTATATGATATTATAAAACCCGGTGTTACCACAAAAACTATTGACAAATATGTTTATGATACTATAATTTCCCGCTCAGCTACGCCTTCGTTTAAAAATTACCGGGGGTTCAGTGGTTCAGCTTGTGTATCGATAAACGAAGTGGTTGTTCACGGAATACCAGGAGAGAATGTTCTCAAAAACGGCGATATAATAAGCGTGGATGTTGGAGCATATAAAGACGGTTTTCACGGAGATGCCGCCAGGATTTACCCTGTCGGTGAAATAAGTGACAAAGCGTCAAAACTGATAGACGTAACAAAAGAAAGTTTTTTTAAAGGAATTGAAAAGGCAGAAGTCGGCGGGAGATTGCTTGATATCTCTCATGCTATTCAGACTTATGTCGAAGAAAATGGATTTAATGTAATAAGGGATTATTACGGACACGGAATCGGCAGGGAGCTTCATGAAGACCCTGCTATACCTAATTATGGGAAACCTAACCGCGGCACAAGGCTTAGGGCTGGCATGGTTTTAGCAATAGAACCTATGGTTGTTGAAGGCAGTTATGAGGTTGAAACCTTGGATGACGGCTGGACAGTCGTGACAAAAGACAGGGGGCTTGCTGCACATTATGAAAATACTGTGGCAATTACCCATAACGGGCCGGAAATATTAACAAACTAA
- the rpmC gene encoding 50S ribosomal protein L29 → MKPSEIREMTANEIENKEKELREDLFRLKFKLATGELEDTSKIKLTRRDIARLKTILKEKKAEV, encoded by the coding sequence ATGAAGCCTTCAGAGATAAGAGAAATGACAGCTAATGAAATAGAAAATAAAGAAAAAGAGCTTCGTGAAGATTTGTTCAGACTCAAATTTAAACTGGCAACCGGAGAGCTGGAAGATACGTCGAAAATTAAGCTGACTCGCAGAGATATCGCCAGATTGAAAACAATCTTAAAAGAGAAAAAAGCAGAGGTATAA
- the rpsH gene encoding 30S ribosomal protein S8: protein MVMTDPVSDMLARIRNANMVNHQQVSLPYSKLKESILEIMKNEGYIKNYRVETENNKSTINVLLKYSELGDPVIKGLKKVSKPGRRQYVKSKNLSPVLGGLGTGIVSTSHGLKTVKDCINEKIGGEYLCQIW, encoded by the coding sequence ATGGTAATGACTGATCCAGTATCGGATATGCTGGCACGTATCAGAAACGCAAATATGGTGAATCATCAGCAGGTTAGTTTGCCATATTCCAAATTAAAAGAATCAATTCTGGAAATAATGAAAAACGAAGGGTATATTAAGAACTATCGAGTAGAGACAGAAAACAATAAGAGCACGATTAATGTCCTTCTGAAGTATTCCGAATTGGGTGATCCGGTTATTAAAGGTCTTAAAAAAGTGAGTAAACCGGGCAGACGACAATACGTAAAATCAAAAAATCTCAGCCCTGTACTTGGTGGACTGGGCACAGGGATCGTATCTACTTCCCATGGATTAAAGACCGTCAAGGATTGTATTAATGAAAAAATCGGCGGTGAATATCTGTGTCAAATCTGGTAA
- a CDS encoding adenylate kinase, giving the protein MINMVFLGPPGAGKGTQSEQIIKDFGIVQVSTGDILRKAVKDGSELGKLAKQYMDEGKLVPDDVIIGIVKDRLKEKDCQNGFILDGFPRTIPQAEALDKMLKDDLNISLTHVISLEVDDGKIIERLTGRRTCPQCGRGYHISFDPPEKQEICDECNTQLVQRDDDKEETIKKRLNVYHEQTEQLKDYYRKQSILTTVDGEKTPDEVYKNIKDILS; this is encoded by the coding sequence ATGATTAATATGGTTTTTTTGGGCCCTCCGGGAGCAGGTAAAGGTACTCAGTCAGAACAGATTATTAAAGATTTTGGAATTGTGCAGGTTTCCACAGGTGATATCCTCAGAAAAGCTGTAAAAGATGGAAGCGAACTTGGAAAACTTGCCAAGCAGTATATGGATGAAGGCAAACTGGTGCCGGATGATGTGATTATAGGCATTGTAAAAGATCGTTTGAAAGAAAAGGATTGTCAGAACGGTTTCATACTTGATGGTTTTCCCAGAACCATACCTCAGGCTGAAGCTTTGGATAAAATGCTTAAAGATGATCTGAATATATCTCTGACACATGTGATTTCTCTGGAAGTGGATGACGGAAAAATTATAGAAAGACTGACCGGCAGAAGAACCTGTCCGCAATGCGGCAGAGGTTACCATATTTCTTTTGATCCACCGGAAAAGCAAGAAATTTGTGATGAATGCAACACACAGCTTGTTCAAAGGGATGACGATAAAGAGGAAACAATAAAAAAACGACTGAACGTTTATCACGAGCAGACAGAGCAGTTAAAGGATTACTATAGAAAGCAGAGTATACTGACAACTGTGGACGGTGAAAAAACTCCCGATGAGGTCTATAAAAATATTAAAGATATTTTAAGCTGA
- a CDS encoding type Z 30S ribosomal protein S14, producing MAKTSKYYSAMRKKKFKVREYNRCPICGRARSYIRRFDMCRICFRQLANEGMIPGVKKASW from the coding sequence GTGGCAAAAACATCGAAATATTACTCAGCAATGAGAAAGAAAAAATTTAAGGTAAGAGAATATAACAGGTGTCCCATTTGCGGCAGAGCAAGATCTTACATAAGAAGGTTTGATATGTGCAGGATTTGTTTCAGGCAGCTGGCAAATGAGGGGATGATACCTGGTGTAAAAAAAGCAAGCTGGTAA
- the rplO gene encoding 50S ribosomal protein L15: protein MKLHDLKPADNANKNRKRRGRGGSSGLGTTSGRGHKGQKARSGGGVRPGFEGGQMPITRRLPKRGFNNSKFAKTVEIVNLSDIDIKYADGETVNRETLVEKRLIKGNKDLIKVLGEGDFSKKLTFDVDKVSGSAEEKIKKAGSELS from the coding sequence ATGAAGTTGCACGACTTAAAACCGGCAGATAATGCCAATAAAAACAGAAAAAGACGCGGCAGAGGTGGTTCCAGTGGTCTCGGTACCACTTCCGGCAGAGGTCACAAGGGTCAGAAGGCAAGATCCGGTGGAGGCGTGAGACCCGGTTTTGAAGGCGGTCAAATGCCGATCACCAGAAGGCTGCCGAAAAGAGGTTTCAACAACTCTAAATTCGCTAAAACTGTCGAAATTGTTAATTTATCTGATATAGACATAAAGTATGCTGACGGGGAAACAGTAAACAGAGAAACTCTCGTTGAAAAAAGACTTATAAAGGGTAATAAAGATTTGATAAAAGTACTCGGTGAAGGTGATTTTTCCAAAAAATTAACGTTTGATGTTGATAAAGTATCCGGTTCTGCGGAAGAGAAGATCAAAAAAGCCGGAAGCGAGCTCAGCTGA
- the rpsD gene encoding 30S ribosomal protein S4, whose product MARYTEAVCKLCRREGQKLYLKGERCFKDKCGFEKKGYPPGQHGQMRKKISDYGMQLREKQKVKRIYGVLEAQFRVYFAKAVQREGITGENLLQILERRLDNVVFRSGFASSRNEARQFVNHNHFVVNGKKINIPSFQVRPGDVVELKEKSRKIPRINESLETAEGRGIPEWVTVDKSGYKSTVNRLPARDDIAYDIHEHLIVELYSK is encoded by the coding sequence TTGGCTAGATATACAGAAGCGGTATGTAAATTATGCAGGAGAGAAGGGCAAAAACTGTATTTGAAAGGTGAAAGGTGCTTTAAAGACAAGTGCGGTTTTGAGAAAAAAGGGTATCCCCCCGGTCAGCACGGTCAGATGCGTAAAAAAATCAGTGATTACGGAATGCAGCTAAGGGAAAAACAGAAGGTTAAAAGGATATATGGTGTTTTAGAGGCACAGTTCAGAGTGTATTTTGCAAAAGCAGTTCAAAGGGAAGGCATTACCGGTGAAAATCTGCTGCAGATACTTGAGAGAAGGCTGGATAATGTTGTCTTCAGGTCAGGTTTTGCAAGCAGCAGGAACGAAGCAAGGCAGTTTGTCAATCATAATCACTTTGTTGTAAATGGTAAAAAAATAAATATCCCTTCTTTTCAGGTTAGACCCGGGGATGTTGTTGAACTGAAAGAGAAAAGCCGTAAAATTCCCCGCATAAATGAATCGCTTGAAACGGCGGAAGGCAGAGGAATTCCGGAATGGGTTACAGTCGACAAATCGGGATATAAATCCACTGTTAACAGATTGCCCGCTAGAGATGATATAGCTTATGACATTCACGAACACCTGATTGTCGAGCTTTACTCTAAGTAA
- a CDS encoding DNA-directed RNA polymerase subunit alpha yields MVMNFRSLIKPKKIEQEKVTKNYGKYSIEPYEKGFGITVGNALRRVLLSSIEGSAVVGIRIDGVNHEYATIPGVLEDVVDIILNVKSLDLKLHTHEQRKVRIEKKGEGNVTAADIIGDPNVEVLDGSQHIATITDPNVTLNMELFVERGVGYVPAEDMKEKFDEVDIIPVDAVFAPIRKVNYTVDNARVGHSTDYDKLILELETDGSINPEDAIAFAAKIIKDHMELFINFEEPEYEEEEDEVDEKNEQILELLDKSIEELELSVRAYNCLKNAEIKTLAELCSKTDAEMLKTKNFGRKSLEEIKKVLSELGLSLGMDLESIGYTEKNESEGEE; encoded by the coding sequence ATAGTAATGAATTTTAGAAGCCTTATAAAGCCGAAAAAAATAGAGCAGGAAAAAGTTACAAAGAATTACGGGAAATATTCTATAGAACCGTATGAAAAAGGCTTCGGTATTACTGTGGGCAACGCTTTAAGAAGGGTTCTGCTCTCTTCGATAGAAGGGAGTGCTGTTGTCGGCATTAGAATTGATGGTGTAAACCACGAATATGCAACTATCCCCGGAGTTCTTGAGGATGTTGTTGATATTATTCTTAATGTCAAATCTCTTGATCTTAAGCTTCATACCCATGAGCAGCGAAAAGTAAGAATTGAGAAAAAAGGTGAAGGCAACGTTACAGCTGCCGACATTATTGGTGATCCAAATGTTGAAGTACTTGACGGAAGTCAGCACATTGCAACCATTACAGATCCCAATGTAACGCTCAATATGGAGTTGTTTGTTGAAAGAGGTGTCGGATATGTTCCTGCTGAGGATATGAAGGAGAAATTCGATGAGGTTGATATCATCCCTGTTGATGCTGTCTTTGCACCAATAAGAAAGGTTAACTACACTGTTGACAATGCAAGGGTTGGCCACAGTACAGATTATGATAAACTCATCCTTGAGCTTGAAACCGACGGTTCCATCAATCCTGAAGATGCCATTGCATTTGCTGCTAAAATTATAAAAGATCATATGGAACTTTTTATCAATTTTGAAGAGCCGGAATATGAAGAAGAGGAAGATGAAGTTGATGAGAAGAATGAACAAATCCTTGAACTTTTGGATAAAAGTATTGAAGAGCTTGAACTTTCAGTGAGGGCATATAACTGCCTTAAAAATGCTGAAATTAAGACTTTGGCTGAACTCTGTTCCAAAACGGATGCAGAAATGCTGAAGACAAAAAACTTCGGAAGAAAGTCACTGGAAGAAATTAAAAAGGTTTTGAGTGAGCTGGGACTGAGCTTGGGAATGGATTTGGAGAGTATCGGTTATACTGAGAAAAATGAATCTGAGGGAGAGGAATAA
- the rplX gene encoding 50S ribosomal protein L24, whose amino-acid sequence MALVKYKLKKNDPVIVKVGKDKGKKSKILKVDKKNAKLFLEDVNVVKRHTKPNPMDPDGGIHEKEMPIDISNAMYYCKKCDSGVRLGVKVLGSGQKQRFCKSCGEIVDKD is encoded by the coding sequence ATGGCATTGGTAAAATATAAACTGAAAAAAAATGATCCTGTTATTGTTAAAGTAGGAAAAGACAAGGGTAAAAAGTCTAAGATACTTAAAGTTGACAAAAAAAACGCTAAGTTATTTTTAGAGGATGTCAATGTAGTAAAGAGGCATACAAAACCGAATCCTATGGATCCGGACGGCGGAATTCATGAAAAAGAGATGCCGATAGACATTTCAAATGCAATGTATTACTGCAAAAAATGTGACTCCGGCGTGCGGCTTGGTGTGAAAGTCCTCGGCTCCGGACAGAAGCAGCGATTTTGCAAGTCATGCGGCGAAATTGTCGATAAAGATTAA
- the rpsQ gene encoding 30S ribosomal protein S17 yields MQERGVRKIRKGVVTSNKMDKTIVVKVEGLKLHSRYQKYIKRSKEFKAHDPNNECQMGDIVEIMETRPLSKTKRWRFVKLIERPIGAADNS; encoded by the coding sequence ATGCAGGAAAGAGGTGTAAGAAAAATAAGAAAGGGCGTTGTTACCAGTAATAAAATGGACAAAACGATCGTTGTCAAAGTTGAAGGGCTTAAGCTTCACAGTAGATATCAAAAGTATATTAAAAGAAGCAAAGAGTTTAAAGCCCATGATCCGAACAATGAGTGTCAAATGGGCGATATAGTGGAAATAATGGAAACAAGACCTCTCAGCAAAACCAAACGCTGGAGATTTGTAAAGTTGATAGAACGTCCGATTGGGGCTGCAGATAATAGTTAA
- the rplN gene encoding 50S ribosomal protein L14, with protein MIQIQSNLKVADNSGARELQCIKVLGGSKKKYGRIGDVIVASVKDAIPDSNVKKGSVVKAVIVRTRKENRRTDGTYIKFDDNAAVLINKNNEPLGTRVFGPVARDLRAKGFVKIVSMAPEVL; from the coding sequence ATGATTCAGATACAATCTAATCTAAAAGTGGCAGATAACTCTGGTGCGAGAGAACTACAGTGTATTAAAGTGCTTGGTGGCTCAAAAAAGAAATACGGCAGAATTGGTGATGTTATAGTTGCTAGTGTAAAAGATGCCATACCTGACAGTAATGTTAAAAAAGGCTCTGTTGTCAAGGCAGTAATAGTTAGAACAAGAAAAGAGAACAGGCGTACAGACGGAACCTATATCAAATTTGATGATAATGCTGCCGTTTTGATTAACAAAAATAACGAGCCGCTTGGTACACGTGTTTTCGGCCCTGTTGCAAGGGATTTGAGAGCTAAGGGATTTGTAAAAATAGTCTCCATGGCTCCTGAGGTACTTTAG
- the rplE gene encoding 50S ribosomal protein L5, whose amino-acid sequence MSVLKEKYRNEVIPHLQSKFGYKNVMQIPKIEKVVLNMGVGEAIGNPKILENAVSDMTMIAGQKPVITKAKKSIAGFKLREGMPIGCKVTLRGERAYEFLNRLINVALARVRDFSGVNPKSFDGRGNYALGLKEQIVFPEIDYDKIDKIRGFDVIITTTAQTDEEARELLRALGMPFAES is encoded by the coding sequence ATGTCTGTTTTGAAGGAAAAATACAGAAATGAAGTGATTCCGCACCTGCAAAGCAAGTTTGGGTATAAGAATGTGATGCAGATACCTAAGATAGAAAAAGTTGTTCTTAATATGGGTGTTGGAGAGGCTATTGGTAATCCTAAAATTCTGGAAAATGCTGTTAGTGATATGACAATGATTGCCGGTCAAAAACCGGTTATTACCAAAGCCAAAAAATCAATTGCCGGATTTAAACTGAGAGAAGGTATGCCTATAGGATGTAAAGTTACACTTAGAGGCGAAAGGGCTTATGAATTTTTAAACCGTCTTATCAATGTTGCTTTGGCCAGAGTGAGGGATTTCTCCGGTGTAAATCCTAAATCCTTTGATGGAAGGGGAAATTACGCTCTCGGACTTAAAGAGCAAATTGTTTTTCCGGAGATTGATTATGATAAAATTGATAAAATTAGAGGTTTTGATGTTATTATAACTACAACAGCACAAACAGACGAGGAAGCAAGAGAGCTTCTAAGGGCACTTGGAATGCCATTTGCAGAAAGTTAG
- the rplQ gene encoding 50S ribosomal protein L17, producing the protein MRHRISGKKLGKSTPHRYAMLRNMAKSLVEHGRIETTVDRAKTLRQFVEPLITLGKKGDVSARRLALRRLPDKKAVHRIFDEISPKFKNRPGGYTRILKTGYREGDNANSAIIEFVEDISTSGQPAEGEETAEKSE; encoded by the coding sequence ATGCGTCACAGAATATCCGGAAAAAAATTAGGTAAATCAACACCACATAGATATGCTATGTTGAGAAACATGGCTAAATCTTTAGTGGAGCACGGAAGAATAGAAACAACTGTAGACAGAGCGAAGACTCTCAGACAGTTTGTCGAGCCTTTGATTACACTTGGCAAAAAAGGTGATGTTTCTGCCAGGAGGCTCGCTTTAAGACGACTTCCCGATAAAAAAGCAGTTCACAGAATTTTCGATGAAATATCACCTAAATTCAAAAACAGACCGGGCGGATACACCAGAATCCTGAAAACTGGATACAGGGAAGGTGATAACGCTAACTCTGCAATAATAGAATTTGTAGAGGATATCAGTACTTCCGGACAACCTGCTGAAGGTGAGGAAACTGCAGAAAAAAGTGAATAA
- the rplR gene encoding 50S ribosomal protein L18 codes for MAKLSRSEVRRKKHFRIRKKISGTADKPRLCVFKSNKYFYAQLINDENGVTLASASSIEKDHRGNANKQSATDVGKRIAERALEKGCKEVVFDRSGYIYHGNIKAFADSAREAGLEF; via the coding sequence GTGGCTAAGTTAAGCAGAAGTGAAGTCAGGAGAAAAAAACATTTCAGAATAAGAAAAAAAATATCGGGAACGGCTGATAAACCCAGATTGTGTGTGTTTAAAAGCAATAAATATTTTTATGCACAATTAATTAATGATGAAAACGGTGTAACATTGGCATCAGCATCAAGTATTGAGAAAGACCATAGAGGCAATGCAAATAAGCAGTCTGCTACAGATGTCGGCAAGAGGATCGCCGAAAGAGCTCTGGAAAAGGGCTGCAAAGAGGTTGTTTTTGACAGGAGCGGATATATTTATCACGGTAATATCAAGGCCTTTGCAGATTCTGCAAGAGAGGCCGGCCTCGAATTTTAA
- the rpsE gene encoding 30S ribosomal protein S5: MSTNDNQLVDKVVNIGRVTKVVKGGRIFRFTAIVVVGDYNGRVGIGLGKAREVPDAIKKASDDAKKNLVEVPVVKGTIPHETIGKYSAAEIVMKPAAPGTGIIAGSVTRSLFELAGVQNILAKSTRSRNPLNLLYAGLNGLLSIRTLEEVAAARGKTVQEII; the protein is encoded by the coding sequence TTGAGCACAAATGATAACCAGTTAGTGGATAAAGTTGTAAACATAGGTAGGGTCACAAAAGTTGTTAAAGGCGGTAGAATTTTCAGATTTACTGCTATTGTTGTTGTCGGCGACTATAACGGGAGAGTAGGTATAGGCCTGGGAAAAGCCCGTGAAGTACCTGATGCTATAAAAAAGGCTTCCGATGATGCCAAAAAGAATCTTGTGGAGGTTCCTGTAGTAAAGGGGACTATTCCTCACGAAACAATCGGAAAATACAGTGCGGCCGAAATAGTCATGAAGCCTGCTGCACCTGGTACGGGTATTATTGCAGGTAGCGTCACGAGGTCTCTGTTTGAGCTTGCGGGTGTTCAGAACATACTTGCTAAATCCACACGAAGCAGAAATCCCCTGAATCTTCTTTACGCCGGGTTAAACGGGCTTTTAAGCATAAGGACTCTAGAAGAGGTGGCCGCAGCAAGAGGAAAAACTGTACAGGAAATTATTTAA
- the secY gene encoding preprotein translocase subunit SecY — protein sequence MFKKIENIFSVPELRRRILFTLALLIVYRIGTHVPTPGINSDALQQFFAQQSGNILGMVDMFTGGALSRLTVFGLGIMPYISASIIIQLLTVVVPHLAELKKQGSEGQEKITKYTRYGTVGISAVQGLGIAIGLEAMNSPTGTAVVMFPGWGFRLVTALTLTTGTVFLMWLGERITEKGIGNGISLIIFAGIVARFPAAVANTFRMMQTGELQIITLIVVLAIILGVTAAIVYVEISSRRLPIQYVRKAGAGTRGGNVSNSYLPLKLNPANVIPIIFAASIMSFPSTLSTFSQNSIFSQIGVWFSPSSPVYYILYVVLIVFFTYFYTSIIFNPDDVADNIQKSGGVIPGKRPGKATSDFIDYVLSRLTFIGALYLSVLAILPQFIISWFNVPFYFGGTSLLIVIGVGLDLIQRIESHLITHNYDGFLKRGKVKRGGFA from the coding sequence ATGTTTAAAAAGATTGAGAACATATTTTCGGTACCCGAATTAAGAAGACGGATATTGTTTACACTTGCCTTGTTAATAGTTTATAGAATCGGTACACATGTACCCACGCCAGGTATAAATTCTGATGCGCTGCAGCAGTTTTTTGCCCAGCAGTCCGGTAACATTCTTGGTATGGTTGACATGTTTACCGGAGGTGCTCTCAGTCGTTTAACCGTTTTCGGACTTGGTATTATGCCTTATATTTCCGCCTCAATTATTATACAGTTATTAACAGTTGTTGTTCCGCACCTGGCTGAACTGAAGAAACAGGGTTCAGAAGGCCAGGAGAAAATAACGAAATATACAAGGTATGGTACAGTTGGCATAAGTGCTGTGCAGGGGCTTGGTATAGCTATAGGGCTGGAAGCCATGAACTCTCCAACAGGCACGGCAGTTGTTATGTTTCCGGGATGGGGCTTCAGACTCGTGACAGCTCTGACCCTGACAACGGGTACAGTCTTTCTTATGTGGCTGGGTGAGAGGATAACGGAAAAAGGTATCGGCAATGGTATTTCCCTTATAATATTTGCTGGTATTGTTGCAAGATTTCCTGCTGCAGTGGCAAATACCTTTAGAATGATGCAAACCGGGGAACTTCAGATTATTACACTGATTGTTGTACTTGCGATTATACTTGGTGTTACGGCAGCTATTGTATATGTGGAGATTTCCAGCAGACGGCTGCCTATTCAGTATGTCCGCAAGGCCGGAGCCGGAACCAGAGGCGGGAATGTTTCGAATTCTTATCTGCCCCTGAAGCTGAACCCTGCAAATGTTATCCCGATAATTTTTGCCGCGTCCATTATGTCATTCCCAAGTACTCTTTCTACCTTTTCACAAAATTCAATTTTTTCTCAGATCGGGGTGTGGTTTTCCCCATCATCGCCAGTTTACTATATTTTGTATGTAGTACTGATTGTATTTTTCACTTATTTTTATACATCTATCATTTTTAATCCGGATGATGTAGCTGACAATATACAGAAAAGCGGTGGAGTCATACCAGGCAAAAGGCCCGGCAAGGCTACGTCAGATTTTATCGATTATGTTCTTTCCAGACTGACATTTATTGGAGCACTGTATCTTTCTGTTTTGGCGATTCTGCCCCAGTTTATCATATCCTGGTTTAACGTTCCGTTCTATTTCGGCGGCACAAGTCTTCTTATTGTAATAGGTGTGGGACTTGACCTTATTCAGCGTATTGAATCGCATCTGATAACACATAATTATGACGGATTTTTAAAGAGAGGAAAAGTTAAAAGAGGTGGTTTTGCATGA
- the rpmJ gene encoding 50S ribosomal protein L36: MKVKASVKPICKKCKVIKRRGIVRVICENPRHKQRQG, encoded by the coding sequence ATGAAAGTGAAAGCTAGTGTAAAACCGATATGTAAAAAGTGTAAAGTGATTAAGCGCAGGGGAATTGTAAGAGTCATTTGTGAAAATCCCCGCCACAAGCAAAGACAAGGTTAA
- the rplF gene encoding 50S ribosomal protein L6: MSRIGKKPIEIPNGVKVSVKDNVVAVEGPKGKLSERIHPLVDVNLDDSNISVSINDESKKSRSLYGLSRTLINNMIIGVSEGFQRTLLIEGVGYRVALKGKSLDFSLGYSHPIVVDPPEGIEFAVEGNQKLIVKGVSKQQVGQVAADIRKLRKPEPYKGKGVRYEDERIIRKAGKSGK, from the coding sequence ATGTCAAGGATCGGAAAAAAACCAATAGAGATACCAAATGGTGTCAAAGTTAGCGTAAAAGATAATGTCGTAGCTGTTGAAGGACCTAAGGGCAAGCTTTCTGAACGAATTCACCCTTTGGTTGATGTAAATCTTGATGACAGCAATATTTCGGTTTCCATTAATGATGAAAGTAAGAAGAGCAGATCCCTTTACGGCTTGTCCCGGACACTTATTAACAATATGATTATAGGTGTATCCGAAGGATTCCAGCGCACACTTCTCATAGAAGGTGTAGGATACAGGGTTGCTCTAAAGGGAAAAAGTTTGGATTTTTCTCTGGGTTATTCACATCCTATTGTTGTGGACCCCCCTGAAGGCATTGAATTTGCCGTTGAGGGCAATCAGAAACTCATTGTTAAAGGTGTAAGCAAGCAACAGGTCGGCCAGGTTGCGGCTGATATCAGAAAGCTTAGAAAGCCTGAACCTTATAAAGGCAAAGGTGTCAGGTATGAAGATGAGCGTATCATAAGAAAAGCCGGCAAATCTGGAAAATAG
- the rpsK gene encoding 30S ribosomal protein S11, translating to MAKPRKRREKRNIPKGIAHIQSTFNNTIVTFSDINGNTVCWSASGGEGFKNSRKSTPYAAQLTAESAAKKALDNGMREVEINVKGPGAGRENAIRAIQSAGIKITVIRDTTPVPHNGCRPRKKRRV from the coding sequence ATGGCTAAGCCAAGAAAAAGAAGAGAAAAAAGAAATATACCCAAGGGTATAGCGCACATTCAGTCAACATTTAACAATACAATTGTTACTTTTTCCGATATCAATGGTAATACGGTCTGCTGGTCAGCCAGCGGCGGAGAAGGGTTTAAGAATTCAAGAAAATCCACCCCTTATGCAGCTCAGCTGACAGCTGAATCTGCTGCCAAAAAGGCTCTTGATAACGGAATGAGAGAAGTGGAAATTAATGTGAAAGGTCCGGGAGCGGGCCGGGAAAATGCAATCAGGGCAATTCAGTCTGCAGGTATTAAGATAACAGTTATCAGGGACACTACTCCTGTGCCACATAACGGCTGCAGACCGAGAAAGAAAAGAAGAGTATAA
- the rpsM gene encoding 30S ribosomal protein S13 — MARIAGVDIPNNKKVEVGLTYIYGIGPSTALKIIEESGVDRTKRVSELSEQEISAIRKFIDSHLMVEGDLRKEKAMNIKRLMEINCYRGYRHKNNMPCRGQKTRSNARTRRGMAGRGSIKRK, encoded by the coding sequence GTGGCACGTATAGCTGGTGTTGATATACCTAATAATAAAAAAGTGGAAGTGGGTCTAACCTATATCTACGGAATCGGTCCGAGTACCGCTTTGAAAATAATTGAAGAATCCGGGGTGGATCGCACAAAACGAGTTAGCGAACTTAGTGAGCAGGAGATTTCCGCAATCAGAAAATTTATCGACTCTCATCTGATGGTGGAAGGTGATCTGCGTAAAGAAAAGGCTATGAACATTAAGCGCCTCATGGAAATTAACTGTTACAGAGGTTACAGACATAAAAACAATATGCCCTGCAGAGGGCAGAAAACACGCAGTAATGCCCGCACGAGAAGAGGCATGGCCGGAAGAGGCAGTATAAAAAGAAAATAA